The DNA region CCTCGCTGCTTTGCTATCAGTGTGTAAAAGGAGGAATGTGACACGTCCTTCTCCATCTTTGTGTCGTACAGAATGCTTTCTCCTCATGCGCCTGTTAAGTTTTCATATAACACGATCTTCACTTCAAACCTTTTCTATGACTCAAATGAAGGGATGTCATTCTGTGTAAACGTTGGATAACTCTGTTTCACATTCCTGTTCTGATGTCATTTTTATAGTCTGGCTCATTAGGATTTAAAgtctcttcagtctttttaaaatgtaagcttATGTCAGATAATAGTTCTTAGTGAAAGTATTACAAGTCTCTGCTTTGTTGAAGAATGCTGAACACAATATTTAGTGAGAGAAGTGCAGGCATCCGACCgtacaaagagacaaagaaaagtcCTTGATGATGAATTCTCATGTTCTAGTCAATCCCTCAAAGCAGAGATGTTTCCAATGGTGACAGTCATTCAAAGTCTCAAGTTAATGCTAAATGGAGTTCGTACAattctttcttgtcttctgactcctTAAAGGGCTTTTACACCGCacgtcacacctacacattcacacactgatggtagaggctgctgtgtaaagagtccatcagtatgaactcatccattcagacacattcacacgctgatggtagaggctgctgtgtaaagagtccatcagtatcaactcatccattcatacacattcacacactgatggtagaggctgctgtgtaaagagtccatcagtatcaactcatccattcatacacattcacacactgatggtagaggctgctgtgtaaagagtccatcagtattaaatcatccattcatacacattcacacactgatggtagaggctgctgagtaaagagtccatcagtattaacatTGGACATAGACCTGCAGAAGCGGCGGGAGTAGCTCAGTCCGTATGGGACTTGGGTagggaactggagggtcactggttcaagtcccgatgtGGACCATAATATGGAGGTTGGTAGAGAtgccattgagcaaggcaccgaatcCCCAAtggctctggtgcgctccctgtgtgtagcagccccactctgacatctctcctcAGGTCTATGAGTGTGAGAAGCATCTTGTCTCAAGTGTAAACCAGAACTACCCTTagtgattaataaagtattcaaaaagtacatatatatatttttttttaaagctggggACAACCGACTCTAGTAGAGTTTTCAATATTTGGATTGTGACAGTGAAGTGCATTCCAGACTTGATCCTCCTCTAAGCTGCTCTTGCATCACATTTACTTTACAGTTCTCTATAAGGAGCCATTTATCTGCACCTTGATTCAGAGATAACACTAGTTACACACTAGATAACACTCAACTTCTTTTGAGCTCAGTCAGACATTTTGATTTGGTCCTAACCGATATGGATTCATGGGGCAGATACCGATATTgatgagagaaaaaataatcacaaaaacactttgaagaaaagaaaatgttatgaTTACATTTTGGTATTCATGATGCTGCAGCTTTGTTGGGTTGTTATTCACAGATTCATTCCATGTATTACCTACACTGTGTCCTCTGAGCTGGTGTCGTTGTGGTGATAGCATGCAGTCTTCTTTATTAGCTTAGCTGTTGATTCTGATGGTGGACTGCTCTCTTCTCATCCACAGTCCTGTCCTTTGGAGTGATGGCAGTGTTGTTAgtgcttcttctctctgtgatccTCCTCTCCCTTCAAACTCCTGCTCGAGCGTCTCCTTCCTGCCCTGTGAGCTGTCGATGCTATAGCCTCACTGTGGAGTGTGGCTCCACCGGCCTAAAGGACATCCCCAAACACGTTCCTCCATCTACACAGGTAGGCTCAGTGTAGGATGTCCACTGACAGTGCTACAGATGTTTATGTCATGGTCTCTCTTCATCTCGTTTTCTTTCCTTCTATCTTTCTATCTAGACTGTTTTCCTCCAGGATAATGTGATTGGCCAGATCCGTCGACAGGACCTCACTCTGCTGAGGTACCTGCACTACTTGTACCTTCAGGTAAAGAatgaacacacctgaagctACAGCTTTGAAGAACTCGCTCTGCATGAGAATCAAGGATTTGTGAATCTACTGTTTAATTTTTAGTGTTATCATTCTGCCATGTTTGATGAAGCAAAGAAttgtatcatttttaaattgtaggTGTGTAACCCTAACAGTGTTGAATAAAACTCAGCACTTGAAGACGCTTTCTTCTATCACACAGCTCGCCCAGAGACTCTAAAGGCCTTATTCAAATCAattattatcaatcaatcattatagCGCCAGTTTGTCTCTAAAacagagcatatgggataatatgtattcctcacgttcctggacgacacagtctgatggtgatggctgggcgtcagggacatCGAGTGGTGGTAGTGCCAGATAGCCTCGCTGAAGGTTTGGGGAGCTCCTTCTCCTCAAGAGCCTGACTTCTGTATCCACCCCTTGAAACAGGTTTTGATATGTAAAGGTGTTGGAGTTCACTTAATCTATAAGTTATAGAAACAGTTTATGGTGTTTGGAGGAACAAAAAGAACGATGAGTCCTTCACCATGCTACCTTAAGGTAATGTTTTCTGTGTATATGTAGTGTTTATCATGTCCCTGCAGGTCCTGAGTAATAATGAAGGGAAAGATTGTGGTTTTCACTCCTCATGCTCCTTCTTCTCCAGAACAACACTATTTCAGCGGTGGAGCCTGGCTCTTTCCAGAACCAGGCTCACTTGTTGGAGCTGGCTCTGAATGGGAATCGGATCCACCTGGTGAAAGCGGACATGTTTCAGGGACTTGAACATCTCCGCATTCTTTACCTAGCAGGAAATGACATCACACGCCTGCTCGACTACACCTTCCGTGGCTTACAGGTAAGACATGTTGCATGATGATGtctatacattttcatttttcatgtttaaaagaaTGATTCCCACAGAGTTATGGGAGATACATTTTCTGTACTGTTATCTGATGGCACTGATGTTTCCtcatatctaaaaaaaatcttgataaataataagaccccccccccatgtcTCTGCAGCGTCTGCAGGAGCTCCATTTACAGCATAACAGTATAGAGATGTTGGCGGACCAGGCTCTGGTTGGTCTGAGCTCTCTGGCTCTGCTGGACCTGAGCAGGAATAATCTTCATACTATCGGCCCTGCAACTCTGCGGCCTCTGGTCAGCCTGCAGGTCCTGCGCATCACAGGTGAGACATGTCAGTCCTCTTCCTGAAGGGTTTGTGTATGTAGTCAAAAGTATTTGTCTCTATGTTCACCTTAAAGACaaggttggtcattttctccagatccactttgtAAGaatttggttgaaattgtctttaggtcctgacagaaattaataactcatgttctctgaaaaaggaacaaagagaatccgtcatctgtagcagttgtaagtctgtaaaaactttaacCAATgcctgccacgaggtaccaatctgatgaaccaatcacacgcctccatGTCTCCTTGCtcactctctacctcttgcgtgctctagcccacactcaaagagcgtcactgatgacagagtttaCACTGTGAGTCTATCGTTGTCCGTTGTGAGAAGTAAAatagtgaagtttttttttacatgtattatgataaagtttagtgtttacttaccgctgaatgagacatgagacgacgtagtttctacacaatgcaagagatgagctgaggtccagtTCTGGAGCAACGGTTCTCGtccatgtaagtgagggggcgtggctttagagggagtaCAGAGGGGAGTGGGGTGGGTGTAGATGgtgcactgagggaatgctactttcaaaatcatgctagttttaaaAAATTACCTTTTATCTGTCATATCAGTTATCTGCCTTGTATGAGAGATTTCTTATTCACTGTCTCCATGGATACTGAATGGCTTGATTCAGCATGTAGTGGCTTCATCCTAACCTCctgtcctctgctctgctgtagACAACCCCTGGCGCTGTGACTGTGCTCTCCACTGGCTGAGAAGCTGGATTGATGAGGAGGGCCAGAGGCTGCTCAGCTCTGCAGAGCGTCGGCTGGTCTGCACCGAGCCACCACGCCTCTCCCACCTTAGCCTGGTGGAGGTCCCCCTCAACAGCCTGGTATGTATCCCTCCACTGGTGCAGCTGGAGCCCAGGAGGCTAGCTGTGCGCCTGGGAGAGAGCCTCAGGGTGTCCTGCCATGCTTCTGGATACCCTCGGCCACAGGTAAGGATAGTTAGCATAGAATCATCTCATGGTTAATCGCTCTTTTTGGATTTTCAAATGTAAGGGCTCTGAGAGAAATTCTGATGTGAGTAACAGAAGTCGTTGTGGCTTCATTAATGATGAGGTAGAGGGTGTCGGGTAAAAATAAAACCCAACATAAAGAGAAATAAGGTGTTGTTTTGTAATGAGCCTCCCAAAAAATGAATGACTTAAGCTGGCAACTCTGTTTCAACATTCACATTGACACCAGACTTTAATATGTGAACTTCCCCTTTAAGAGCATCTGACCTTTGAACTTTTAAAGTAATGCATCATTAGTTACACTCAAATATAGATGGGTAAGCCCCTTTAAAAGATCTGACTTTCATTCAATGAAGTTTCAGTTTACATTAATGTCTCCTGAATATTGGACATTTGTAGTTATTTTAAATCTAGGTTTTCTAGTTGGTGATTGTAGTGATACTCTCTAGAACACTGAGCTGACCATTGACCATGTAACCTGTAACCTCTCTGCAGGTGACCTGGAAGAAGGCATCGCAGGGTAAAGTGGTGCTCTCTCCTCGCGGCCTGGTTCATGAGCTGGGTGCTGGGGCAGCTGGAGGAGGCAGAGCCGAGGAGCCTTCTGAGGAGGCAAGAGTCAGTCTTCAGAAGACTGAGGGCGAGCGCTTCGACCCCGACACCGGCAGTGGAATGCTGTTTCTCAGTAATGTGACTGTGGCTCACGCAGGTTTCTATGAATGTGAAGCCTGGAATGCAGGGGGCGTGGCCAGGGTGACCTTTCAGCTTGCCATCAACTCATctacttcctcttcctcttcatcctccatcTGGGCATCATGGTCTCAGGTGTCCTCGGCCTACTCCCCAGCCTGGCCCAGGTTAAGGAGCCACGGTCCTGCTGTAGGCTCAGATGTGAGCCGGGAGCCGCTGTATGCTCTGGGCAGCATGGCCTTCAGCGCTTTGGGAGCCGCTACTCAGACTGCTATAGCTGTGGGCATCTCCCTGCTGTCACTGACCGCTCTGCTGCTGGTCGCCATGATTTACAGCCGACATCACCAACGAGATAAGGAAGCGGAGCAAGCTGAGAAGGTGTGTGTCTGATGTTAAATACTTATTAGCATATTTTAAAGCACAGGGCTGagagaacctgaggaagctacaggcgaaACACATTGTTCCCTCacaataaaaatacagtaaagttattttcagtgtgccacagacttttgattgatttttgatGGTATGTTCCTGCAGCCGTGTGCACATCAGAAGGTGTTCAGGCCATTTAGATTTAGTATGCACGACTTTAACTTGTTGCACTGAATCTCTACGCAGTCTACACAATAATAATATAGGCTACATATATATCACTAACAGCTACTATTGTTTTGATATACATTATTTACACTTAAGGTGTTGCTGATTCTATTATTAAAATCCTATAGATGAATATTGCACAATTTACAAAAAGTGATTGCACCTGTAAATATACATATAAgtataaatgtatgtttatttatttatctatcaaggcaaggcaagtttatttatgaagcacatttcaacaacaaggcaactcaaagtgcttcacacaagaaatcaaaaagcatcatgacagaggaaagtgattaaaaatcactgaaattattaaatttgaaaatatgtttaaatgaaaataattcaaatgaaatgaattgaaataaataaagtaaaagtataaaaagagttaaaagtttcaaaaatgaaaggcacctgtaaacaggtgtgtcttcagcctggatttaaaagagctgagagtttcagcagacctgcagttttctgggagtttgttccagatataaggagcatagaaactgaacactgcttctccgtgtttggttctgactctggggacagagagcagacctgtcccagacgacctgagcggtctggatggttcgtaattaatcaggaggtctaTCAGTTTATTTGTAAAGAACATGTATGCATCTGTTACATCTAATTAAGGTGCAACAGATgtaatgtaaatgttaaatggacttgcgtgtatatttcttttctcaaAGCTCTTATAGGGCGTGGTCACACgaggcaatctgtaccgtgcctaagcacgcttTACCCCTAAAGTCCAATTAGTTTGACCAGTGGGACCGCTCCATGCTCAGGCTCAGTACACTTCCTCGGCCCTGGCATGaggagaggtgtgctttggcacggtaTAGTTCATGCACAAGTACAAGCACGAGTACACAACGTAGACAGCCTTTAATATAgagagtgttctgtctgtatctgactaacatgactcaaaggaaagacacaaagtagctgtcatgttctccgatgtgcggactTGGCTGCAcgtatcttttatttttttatttttttatggctgtatctgattaaAGTGACAGAAAATAAGACACAGAGTCAGTAAAGTACCGTTCAcgttctctgtttttttctccgatgtgcagacacGGACTCGACTATGCgtccctttatttatttatttttcgagtctgtgtgtttgtaaacaCGCTTCATAATAGCATAAAGCCATAATGCATGTGCTGTATTACGAAGTTATCTAGAAGAGGTTAGTGTGCATATGCCTGGTTTGTTTTGGAGCAGTCTGACCGCAGGCCGTGAAGGTCAGCGGGGGActggggaggagagggggggggcaatcgtgcttcaatacagcacggtacagattgccagtgtgaccgtgcccttacaccacaggtcacacttaaatgttcacacactgatagtagaggctgctgcgtaaagagtccatcagtattaactcatccattcacacactgatggtagaggctgctgagtaaagagtatcagtattaactaatccattcatacacattcacacactgacggtagaggctgctgagtaaagagtccatcagtattaactcatccattcatacacattcacacactgacggtagaggctgctgtgtaaagagtccatcagtattaactcatccattcatacacattcacacactgatggtagaggctgctgtgtaaagagtccatcagtactaactcatccattcatacacattcacacactgatggtagaggctgctgtgtaaagagtccatcagtattaactcatccattcatacacattcacacactgatggtagaggctgctgagtaaagagtccatcagtattaactcatccattcatacacattcacacactgatggtagaggctgctgagtaaagagtccatcagtattaactcatccattcatacacattcacacacactgatggtagaggttgctctgtaaagagtccatcagtattaactcatccattcatacaccactgacaaagcagctggaacaacttggggttaagtgtcttgcccaaggccacatcagacatgttgctgcaggagctggggatcaaatccctgaccttctggttgagagacgacgactctaccacctgagccacagctgccacaATGTATACAGGACTTCTAGCCATGGCTAATtttcagtctgtgtctctgtttagGCTTTTAGGAAATAACACATATGATACAAGAACACTGTAAAACAGATTTAGACAGGAAATGTCCCCCTTACTTTGTGAGTAGGAGGGGAAATGGACAGGGAAAACTGCTACTGCCGTTCAGTACAGTTGTAaactattaaaatgtattttctgtattgTTTTGTATGTAACTGTACCCTGTAAGTGATAAAGGTGAATTTGTAACCGCAGGAGGAGAGCATCCTGTACGTGAACGACTACTCTGATGGCCCCACCACCTTTGCCCAGCTGGAGGAGTACCGTGACGAGCGGGGCCATGAGATGTACGTTCTCAACAGGGCCAAGCCTGTGCTGCCTCCTGCTCCGCCCACAGCTGTGTCCACCACTAACCTCGGTTGCCCCGCTCCATCTGACACCTCCAGCCACACCCTCTCCTCAGGGGCAGGCCAGACCATGAGTCCCACTCTCGCCcccaacaaacagcagcagcaggaaggagACATACGGACCATGAGGAGAATGgcgggagagggaggggaggcggAGCCTGTGATCACTTCAGAAGCTGAAGGGATGTTTCTCAATCACACAGGCCTGTTCATGGACTCTCAGATTGCTTATGAAATCCACTGCTGAAAAGGGGAGGGAATCCACTGCAACATAGATTGTTTGTGTAAGACAGTATCTACCAAAGGAAAGTCAGGGTGCCGCTGCAGGAATCCAGTAACTGACTTATCCACTCTTATTGGAGAAGGTTTTCACACCTGACAGAAGGAGCACTCTGGTTTATTCAGTCACTAGCCCTGCTACTTTCAATGACATTGACAATATGAcctttacaccacatgtcagtGGAGTGTAGGCTGCTGGGTTGACTGGCTTTTGAAAGCCAAAACACTCAAAGGTTATTTTAGTTGGACTCAGGTATTTGCTGAGCTGCTCATAACTAAACTTCCCTGTACATGAACATCTGGATCGGCTACTACAACCCTTCCACCATCGTTACTGTACAAGAGTAAACATCAAGACTCACACAAAGATCGCTGGTTATTTGGGCAAGTATTAATGAGGATGAAATAATGGAATCATCTCGATCAGGCGCATGAGAGaacctttgtgtgttttattattgttatttatatcttgacttgttttcatttactcTCAGACTCTGCAGGCCGTTGTAAACATCCCAGAGAAACGCAGAGATGCTGGGACTGTTTCTATGTAAGTGAGCATGTTGGGCATCACAAAGGATGGACATTTTTGTTATCTTCAATCTGAACTTTTCTGATTAACATCCTGTCAAGTTACAgaatcacacatgcacacactcggTGTCTCTGGGGTTAGCTAGTTCTCTCTGAGCCTGACATCTGATTCCTGGTTTCATAGAGCTGGTGGGCTCACACCCTGGCTAcacctgtgtctttaaatcCAGATGTGAGACAGAATCAGGCAGTGTAGAGGGTTTCGTATGAAAGAATGTCAAACTGTTAAGTCAGAGCAGAAGGCCGACTTTTGAGGTGGCAGAAAGTCATATAAAGTGAGATAAACAAAATAAGCTCTGTTCACTAGAAGTGAAATAAGAAAAGGACATAGAAATTAAAATATCAGCGTTAGGCCAATATAAATGATTAGTATCACTATATTGGTCTTTTTCATGGCAGGGCCAGTAGCATCATCTGTATCCTTGTGTGTCAATATGAGTAAACTATGATGATTAAGAAATTCATCAAATACACGGCTAGAGCCAAAGCAACAAAGAATGACTGAgtgaagaaagaagaaatggcCTAAGACGTTCTGATCAGGGGCGGGTCCAGATGggtggccaggggtggcatgggcaataagtaaggtcttttacctgctttttgtagcataacaatgagtaaggtcttttacctgctttttgtaacataacaataagtaaggtcttttacctgctttttgtagcataacaatgagtaaggtctttttacctgctcttttgtaatgttaaaagacaaagagtaaggtattttacctgctttttgtcaagtgtctcgagataacacttgttatgagttgacgctatacaaataaaaattgattgattgattgatgggcccccttgaaatctgattggccacctcAGGTTCCAACCAGAAATACAgatctatgattggctattttcctaatcagaggcgggacttaagtaCAAATCAACTATTCTGGCTGATTTCAACAGGCCCATGGTCATACTttcatttgtaaataaaaactttgcttCTCTTACCATAAACATTTCCAGGGAAAAACTGTGTGTACACTGTCAAACGTAAAATGGACTTTATTGTCAATAAAGGTATTTTTGTAAGTTAGAGAGCTCACAAGAGTTTTCATGCTTTTCTAAGAACTTTAATTTGAGATTTtgcacatctttgtttttgagtccctAAAGAATCAAGCTAAGAAGATTGATATGTCGCAAAAATGTGTTACATATGAGTACAGATCATTAGTGAGGATAGAAAGGGTCAAAAAGTTCAattaatgtgcatgtgtgcccCCAGACATCATGCcccccctgcataagtcagtgccaAAGGGGGACAACCCCAGTTGGACACTGGACACGTCCCTGGATCCGACTGAGGAGTACTTACCATGAGTGTGTGAATGACTTTTTCCTTAAGGCAGTCATGTTTCATTAAGGGTCACAATCACATCAGAAATTATAAAAGGATGAAGTATGCATATCCTGTTTTTTCTCCTCAACTTACAACCtgtcattaaaggaagaatgtgccccagcatgaaaccaaaacaaactgctgtttggccacacctcctccatactgaagcctccgctctcctccagaggcacacctccaacccctctccactcgttcatatgaaggagttatgaattagaacgcaccaaaattaagcaccattaagagTAAGCcactttgctcgagctgcaatcacctgtgtcctgcagtgttgtgttagcatgctaatgttagcgctctttagttagcttttagcttcacatttcatgtaaactgacacagaaagagcgtgatctaaaaactcttactatcatccaaataatcagtgagtatgttcttcttctctctagttcttgactaaaacagcgtttatacacaaggggaggagctggcTGTTGGCCAGCGGGATttgagcttctcactcattgtagacagttatgactcagagacacatttacacaggatatacttgatctatgatatatttatgtggaacatgtcgcacattcttcctttaaatgtttaaatattgggACTATTTTCCCTGCCAGGGTACTGCTGAAATGATAATTACAGTAAGGTTTACTAGTTCTCTCATTGGTCAGTGGACAAGTTTCAAGGTTCAAGGGTTCTTTTTTATCCCTGAGAGAGGCCAACGCTTAACTCTAAGACACTGAGAATACAAATCGAAGGACAATAAACACACAAGATGAAAATCAGTTTCATTCTTATTCTATGGACTTTTATTTACTCAGTGTGTTGAATTGAACAGGACGGTACAACAAGAACGATAATACCAGGCATATGTATGTGTGAGTATAtatgtacatacatacatatctACAGAAACATTgcacacagaaaacagactgaTAAAACGATGTGCATCTGCTATTTTTAAATGGATCTTTTCGTTGCCTTTTATTTGAACGTATCTTAGTTTGGTGCCATATTCAGACAGATCATGACTCCATTGTTCATAGTTCAGATAGAAAGTACATTTCTTCTTAtggatatgttttgtttttttcattattaaaaacaactgtaaaaaataaagcatttgTCTAAGTGAATTTCTTTTAAACAAAGATTAGTTTCTTGTAGGGTGCTATGCTCAATCCTTCACTTATATAACGCTCACGGCTGCACAGTGGTCAGTGAGACGTCATTAGTGGTTGTCTCAGTCCCGGTGGCATCACAAACAttagacacaacaacatcacatgtcaacaacaacatctaatgtctaatttttattttctgatccAACAGAAATAATCTGATGGTGAAGGGACACAGCAATACTCAAAAGCCATACTTGAAATGGGCACGTAAGATTATCCCGGTCTACTTagtattcatatttttacattGATAGAATAATTCTTTTAAAATAAGTTTATACAACAGATTTTCGTACAGTGGATCGATTGGTAAAAGGTGGAGATGTCCACTTCCTATCATATCGTCCAATAGGCGATCTAAGTACGAGCAACCTTAGACTAAAACATTTTaggcaaaaaaaactaaaaaaaactccaaatttatttttttaatatgatgAACAAGCATACTCAGATTTTCAACCAGTGGTGATTTaagctacacaaacacaaacaaaaaaagctccTATTAATTTGTGTGACTTATGGTATCACTCAATGAAAAGCTGACTCAGACATCATTCTATGCATGTTCTACTTTTTATAGTCAATTCTTCTTACTAAAGTCTAGCTTCTTATCGAAACATGAAATGTTGCTAATGTTCAAGAGTGAAATTGAATTAAAAACCAAATAATTCAAATCAATTTAACCAGATTTAAAAGGAAGAGTTGGTCTTGTTTCAATCTGCTTACTTCTATTCTAAGGCgattatttttaatcaatttcAAACGGCAGTAGTTTAGGCAGAAGTTGTCAAAGTTTTTTCTTGGACACATTTGCAATTTGAGATCCATCTGAGCCCTTAACCTACCGGACAACAGCAGGCACGGGTGCAAACTCCCGGCAAATACCAAATGCCATAGAAAATCTGACGTCGTACTTTCTACTGCACTCATTGCGATGAGTACTTGGGACACCCAGAGACCAAGGCCAGGTCTTGTACGACGTGATACAGTATGCTGTTTACATAAACATCAGCAGGGATGTACCCCACGGAGAAAGTTTCCGAGTCAGAGTCGAACTACGAACTATGTTGCCTGTGAGACCACAGCAAATACAATTGTATAACAAATGGTTAATGAGCTCTCTGATCCAAATAAATccaaattccatttttttttagttaacaAAAGTTTTCAAATTTCTTAGCGTTGATTATGTTGATTTTACCGCAGCAAATCATACCACTCTTGATCAGTAACTTCATTCATGATCAT from Labrus bergylta chromosome 6, fLabBer1.1, whole genome shotgun sequence includes:
- the LOC109993823 gene encoding leucine-rich repeat-containing protein 24 isoform X2; the encoded protein is MAVLLVLLLSVILLSLQTPARASPSCPVSCRCYSLTVECGSTGLKDIPKHVPPSTQTVFLQDNVIGQIRRQDLTLLRYLHYLYLQNNTISAVEPGSFQNQAHLLELALNGNRIHLVKADMFQGLEHLRILYLAGNDITRLLDYTFRGLQRLQELHLQHNSIEMLADQALVGLSSLALLDLSRNNLHTIGPATLRPLVSLQVLRITDNPWRCDCALHWLRSWIDEEGQRLLSSAERRLVCTEPPRLSHLSLVEVPLNSLVCIPPLVQLEPRRLAVRLGESLRVSCHASGYPRPQVTWKKASQGKVVLSPRGLVHELGAGAAGGGRAEEPSEEARVSLQKTEGERFDPDTGSGMLFLSNVTVAHAGFYECEAWNAGGVARVTFQLAINSSTSSSSSSSIWASWSQVSSAYSPAWPRLRSHGPAVGSDVSREPLYALGSMAFSALGAATQTAIAVGISLLSLTALLLVAMIYSRHHQRDKEAEQAEKEESILYVNDYSDGPTTFAQLEEYRDERGHEMYVLNRAKPVLPPAPPTAVSTTNLGCPAPSDTSSHTLSSGAGQTMSPTLAPNKQQQQEGDIRTMRRMAGEGGEAEPVITSEAEGMFLNHTGLFMDSQIAYEIHC
- the LOC109993823 gene encoding leucine-rich repeat-containing protein 24 isoform X1: MQWERVLSFGVMAVLLVLLLSVILLSLQTPARASPSCPVSCRCYSLTVECGSTGLKDIPKHVPPSTQTVFLQDNVIGQIRRQDLTLLRYLHYLYLQNNTISAVEPGSFQNQAHLLELALNGNRIHLVKADMFQGLEHLRILYLAGNDITRLLDYTFRGLQRLQELHLQHNSIEMLADQALVGLSSLALLDLSRNNLHTIGPATLRPLVSLQVLRITDNPWRCDCALHWLRSWIDEEGQRLLSSAERRLVCTEPPRLSHLSLVEVPLNSLVCIPPLVQLEPRRLAVRLGESLRVSCHASGYPRPQVTWKKASQGKVVLSPRGLVHELGAGAAGGGRAEEPSEEARVSLQKTEGERFDPDTGSGMLFLSNVTVAHAGFYECEAWNAGGVARVTFQLAINSSTSSSSSSSIWASWSQVSSAYSPAWPRLRSHGPAVGSDVSREPLYALGSMAFSALGAATQTAIAVGISLLSLTALLLVAMIYSRHHQRDKEAEQAEKEESILYVNDYSDGPTTFAQLEEYRDERGHEMYVLNRAKPVLPPAPPTAVSTTNLGCPAPSDTSSHTLSSGAGQTMSPTLAPNKQQQQEGDIRTMRRMAGEGGEAEPVITSEAEGMFLNHTGLFMDSQIAYEIHC